The following are encoded in a window of Alkalibacter saccharofermentans DSM 14828 genomic DNA:
- a CDS encoding murein hydrolase activator EnvC family protein, translated as MKKKILSLGLVLLMTMTFLSTGVSAQSVDDLKNDLESIEQKQAETKKKIDTTKATISEVMEEVQRLDGEITKIEGIISNLQRDVDATEAKLIKIREELKKAEEERKEYKEVLDERLRVMYMFGESSYLEILFSADDFGDLISKIDMIRTVIEYDQEIFAKLEAVEKEIESKKEEIEVEKNNIIAKQNEARRQRSSLSQVRVSREGYVKELTSNARLLEQEQKALEAESNKIKNEIIARQSINEKVNSRYLWPTPGYARITSPYGNRIHPILGYQRFHSGIDISVGGRRGVNTVAVGFGEVIGSTYSGGYGNVVTIDLGLDDNGNKVSAVYAHLARRYVSVGDKVSPGTPIGEVGTTGMSTGIHLHFEIRINGNTVNPLSYVSP; from the coding sequence TTGAAAAAGAAAATATTGTCACTTGGTTTGGTCTTGTTAATGACTATGACCTTTTTGTCTACAGGGGTATCTGCCCAATCTGTAGATGATCTGAAAAACGACTTGGAATCCATAGAGCAAAAGCAGGCTGAAACTAAAAAGAAAATCGATACAACCAAAGCCACTATAAGTGAGGTTATGGAAGAAGTCCAAAGGCTGGACGGAGAGATAACTAAAATCGAAGGAATAATATCAAACCTTCAAAGAGATGTAGATGCCACGGAAGCAAAGCTTATAAAAATAAGGGAAGAGCTTAAAAAAGCTGAAGAAGAACGCAAAGAGTACAAAGAAGTCCTTGATGAACGCTTAAGGGTGATGTACATGTTCGGCGAGAGCAGCTACCTGGAAATTTTGTTCAGTGCCGATGACTTCGGAGACCTTATTTCAAAGATAGATATGATAAGAACCGTTATAGAGTACGATCAGGAAATATTTGCAAAACTCGAAGCTGTGGAGAAGGAAATAGAGTCTAAAAAAGAAGAAATCGAAGTTGAAAAAAACAACATAATCGCCAAGCAAAATGAGGCGAGGAGACAAAGAAGCAGCCTAAGCCAAGTGAGGGTGAGCCGTGAAGGATATGTAAAGGAGCTTACCAGCAATGCCAGGTTGTTGGAACAAGAACAAAAGGCATTAGAAGCAGAATCCAATAAAATCAAAAACGAGATAATTGCGCGACAATCAATAAATGAAAAAGTCAACAGCAGATATTTATGGCCGACTCCGGGATATGCCCGAATCACTTCCCCTTATGGGAACCGAATCCATCCGATACTTGGGTATCAAAGGTTTCACTCAGGTATTGATATAAGCGTAGGGGGCAGAAGAGGTGTAAATACTGTTGCCGTAGGATTTGGAGAAGTCATTGGATCCACGTATTCAGGTGGATATGGGAATGTGGTTACAATAGATTTAGGCCTTGATGACAATGGAAACAAGGTTTCGGCAGTATATGCTCATCTTGCCAGAAGATATGTAAGCGTAGGAGACAAGGTAAGCCCAGGAACTCCAATCGGTGAAGTGGGCACCACGGGAATGTCTACCGGAATACATCTGCACTTTGAAATACGTATTAATGGAAATACTGTAAATCCGCTGAGTTATGTATCGCCATAG
- the fsa gene encoding fructose-6-phosphate aldolase yields the protein MRFYLDTANIDDIEKAAKLGIIEGVTTNPSLIAKEGMDFEEVIKTINTLVDGFVFAEVTALDPEEMVEEGLKLNELSDKMIIKLPCNWAGIQACKILSNKGVKVAVTLVFSANQALIAARAGAYFVAPFVGRLNDISQDGVGTLIKDIREIFMVNKIKTKIVAASLRNQMDVLNCAKAGVDVATIPYQTLLGLLNHPLTDAGLAKFMKDWDSMKNK from the coding sequence ATGAGATTTTACTTGGATACTGCAAATATCGATGACATTGAAAAAGCAGCAAAGCTTGGGATAATCGAAGGGGTCACGACAAATCCCAGCCTGATCGCCAAAGAAGGCATGGATTTTGAAGAAGTTATCAAGACTATCAATACCTTGGTAGATGGATTTGTTTTTGCCGAAGTCACCGCTTTAGATCCGGAAGAAATGGTGGAAGAAGGATTAAAGTTAAATGAATTAAGCGACAAGATGATAATAAAGCTGCCATGTAACTGGGCAGGTATACAGGCTTGCAAGATTCTAAGCAATAAAGGCGTCAAGGTTGCGGTGACACTGGTGTTTTCTGCAAACCAGGCTTTGATAGCTGCACGGGCTGGCGCGTATTTTGTAGCTCCATTTGTAGGTCGACTAAATGATATCAGCCAGGACGGAGTCGGTACCCTTATAAAGGACATAAGGGAAATATTTATGGTAAATAAAATTAAAACTAAGATCGTCGCGGCCAGTCTCAGGAATCAAATGGACGTGTTAAACTGTGCCAAAGCAGGCGTAGACGTTGCAACGATCCCCTATCAGACGCTTTTAGGTCTTTTGAATCATCCACTCACAGATGCAGGTCTTGCCAAGTTCATGAAGGACTGGGATTCAATGAAAAACAAATAA
- the rpiB gene encoding ribose 5-phosphate isomerase B has product MKIAIGCDEAGVRLRDILKAFAEEKGHELTDFGVKEGESVLYPLIAEDIAKAVASGDYERGIILCGTGIGMAITANKVPGIRATVAHDVFSAERSIKSNNCQIITMGERVIGAESAKTVLNAWLESTFDGGNSLPKVDKMIEIDEKYRSQR; this is encoded by the coding sequence ATGAAAATTGCTATTGGTTGTGATGAAGCCGGTGTAAGATTGAGAGATATCCTAAAGGCTTTTGCTGAAGAAAAGGGACATGAATTAACAGACTTCGGAGTCAAAGAGGGGGAGAGCGTGCTATACCCGCTTATCGCCGAAGATATCGCAAAAGCTGTAGCTTCCGGTGATTATGAAAGAGGGATAATCCTATGCGGCACAGGAATAGGAATGGCAATAACCGCAAACAAAGTACCTGGTATCAGAGCTACCGTCGCACATGATGTGTTCTCCGCTGAAAGATCGATTAAAAGCAACAATTGTCAGATAATCACTATGGGAGAAAGAGTTATAGGTGCAGAAAGTGCAAAGACCGTCTTGAATGCCTGGTTGGAGTCAACTTTTGACGGAGGGAATTCATTGCCAAAAGTCGATAAAATGATTGAAATTGATGAAAAGTACAGATCACAGAGGTGA
- a CDS encoding InlB B-repeat-containing protein codes for MKKKMAIILGGVILMGFVLAAVVFASQNLLVKTDSDGYLYTVRGEKASIKGYEGERTILEIPDAIETEKGEIMVKDIGRGAFSENETLEMIVIGENIESIGSLAFSDCSSLKKVEFMGDAPAMGKDVFAGCHRELVLLFEHGKTGYSKDEFGYDAQPFFRVYYEAINEDSGDVPEDGGRYGEGEEVVVLDNSGNLTRMGHTFNGWTANPDGSKEAYQEGEIIVMPGENLILHPNWKINKYEITFHSNGGDKIDAIEVEYDNLIPEPEKIQKKGFVFIDWFRDKDLKDKWDFTSSKVKEEVELYAKWFELPKTPTGLRASTHGYDQISLAWNKSGGAESYEIFRSDSSQGDYKKIGETKTAAYTDKGLSYQKTYYYKVRAKSSEGDISAQSEHSKSASAKAELMVPGGFAASRHEPARMRVSWNRSVGATGYEIYRSDSPSGNFTLLTKTTSTSYVDPNGTWNKGNYYRVRSYRTVGGKDVYSGYTSVKGYGRVGDALGSYLSSSSNRTSVNNATIRLNGGHLSNACVYFTSEAMRRVGVPVRTSMRNIDYLLPYLYENGWKKERDYTRLRKGDLCFTTDAAGNKDGRPTHVYTFMGWVEEGNYEYAYICDNQAPYYDNKVLHIRNFLNPGEHDGSEKEAFSYFLYNR; via the coding sequence GTGAAGAAAAAGATGGCTATTATTTTAGGAGGAGTAATACTTATGGGATTTGTCCTAGCCGCAGTAGTTTTCGCATCGCAAAATTTATTGGTGAAGACTGATTCAGATGGATACCTATATACAGTACGGGGCGAAAAAGCCAGCATAAAGGGCTACGAAGGAGAAAGGACGATTTTGGAGATACCGGATGCCATAGAAACGGAAAAGGGCGAAATCATGGTAAAGGATATCGGGCGTGGAGCCTTTTCGGAGAATGAAACCCTAGAGATGATAGTAATAGGCGAAAATATAGAGTCCATAGGAAGTTTGGCATTTTCTGACTGCTCATCCCTTAAGAAAGTCGAGTTTATGGGTGATGCGCCCGCCATGGGCAAAGACGTATTCGCAGGGTGTCATAGGGAATTGGTTCTTTTATTTGAGCATGGGAAAACAGGTTATTCCAAAGACGAGTTTGGTTACGATGCACAACCTTTTTTTAGAGTGTATTACGAAGCAATTAACGAAGACTCAGGTGATGTTCCTGAAGACGGCGGCAGATATGGAGAAGGTGAAGAGGTTGTGGTCTTGGACAACTCTGGGAATTTGACGAGAATGGGACATACATTTAACGGGTGGACTGCAAATCCAGATGGAAGCAAAGAGGCGTACCAAGAAGGGGAAATAATAGTAATGCCCGGAGAAAACCTGATTCTTCATCCAAATTGGAAAATAAACAAATACGAGATTACATTTCATTCCAATGGAGGAGATAAAATTGATGCCATTGAAGTCGAGTATGACAATCTGATACCTGAGCCTGAGAAGATACAGAAGAAGGGCTTTGTGTTTATCGATTGGTTTAGAGATAAAGATCTAAAGGATAAATGGGACTTTACATCTTCAAAAGTGAAAGAGGAAGTGGAGCTTTATGCAAAGTGGTTCGAGCTTCCAAAAACACCAACGGGACTGAGGGCAAGCACTCATGGCTACGATCAGATCAGCCTGGCTTGGAACAAATCCGGAGGGGCTGAAAGCTACGAGATATTCAGAAGCGACTCCAGCCAGGGAGACTATAAAAAGATAGGTGAAACCAAGACCGCTGCATATACAGACAAGGGTCTCTCTTACCAGAAGACGTATTACTACAAAGTGAGGGCCAAATCCAGTGAAGGGGATATAAGCGCTCAAAGCGAGCACTCAAAATCAGCCTCTGCCAAGGCAGAGCTGATGGTTCCGGGAGGCTTTGCTGCCAGTCGCCACGAGCCAGCTAGGATGAGGGTAAGCTGGAATCGATCCGTAGGAGCAACGGGTTATGAAATCTATAGATCTGACAGCCCATCAGGAAACTTTACCCTATTGACCAAAACTACATCAACAAGTTACGTAGACCCAAATGGAACGTGGAACAAGGGAAACTACTATAGAGTCAGATCCTACAGAACAGTAGGTGGCAAAGACGTATACAGCGGCTATACTTCAGTCAAGGGATATGGAAGAGTAGGGGATGCGCTAGGGAGCTATCTCTCATCATCCTCCAATAGGACAAGCGTAAACAATGCTACAATCAGATTAAATGGAGGGCATCTTTCCAATGCCTGCGTATATTTCACATCGGAAGCCATGAGAAGGGTAGGAGTGCCTGTAAGGACGTCCATGAGAAATATCGACTATCTCCTTCCGTATCTATATGAAAATGGTTGGAAAAAGGAGCGGGACTACACCAGGTTGAGAAAAGGTGACCTGTGCTTTACTACTGATGCTGCCGGCAATAAGGATGGAAGGCCTACCCACGTCTATACCTTTATGGGGTGGGTGGAAGAAGGCAATTACGAGTATGCATATATTTGCGACAATCAAGCTCCATACTACGACAACAAGGTTCTTCATATCAGAAATTTCTTAAATCCCGGAGAACATGACGGATCGGAAAAAGAAGCGTTTAGTTATTTTCTTTACAACAGATAA
- a CDS encoding uroporphyrinogen decarboxylase family protein, with protein sequence MSDNHASKRIVADTIAGKSGIPVPKGELVLDDDAIKEHFKVSSVDFDTKNAYALDLGVDIIVLPPVYDFSEAFPSIKIPQDEISQWTNMTGFFNFSILDGAFELGIRYYGFEKFLSMILKKSDETKDFIKRVSKINIEALSAISDLGIDGAIIADDIAYQGGLIIRPPLFKDLFLSSLEHQVEHAHKNNLVPFFHSDGNYVSIIDEIVDAGFKGIHCIDQVCKIDLSCLKDYADKICLWGHLDVNHIEKSKTDDGMKLIADEIRKTTNFRGFILGTNSGIFPGMDVMQLKKIYDYIAKESER encoded by the coding sequence ATGTCTGATAATCATGCTTCAAAAAGAATAGTTGCAGACACAATAGCAGGAAAATCAGGTATCCCTGTTCCAAAAGGCGAGCTGGTGCTTGACGATGATGCCATAAAGGAGCATTTTAAAGTGTCAAGTGTGGATTTTGATACCAAAAATGCTTATGCTTTAGATTTGGGCGTGGATATAATAGTGCTTCCACCTGTATATGACTTTTCTGAAGCTTTCCCAAGCATCAAAATACCCCAGGATGAGATTTCCCAATGGACCAACATGACTGGTTTTTTTAATTTTTCTATCCTCGACGGCGCTTTCGAGCTTGGCATAAGATATTATGGATTCGAGAAATTCCTTTCCATGATCCTTAAGAAAAGTGACGAAACAAAGGATTTCATTAAAAGAGTCTCCAAAATAAATATCGAAGCCTTAAGCGCTATTTCAGACCTGGGAATCGACGGTGCTATTATCGCAGATGACATTGCCTATCAGGGCGGGCTGATCATACGCCCTCCGCTTTTTAAGGATTTGTTCCTTTCCTCCCTTGAGCATCAGGTGGAGCATGCTCATAAAAATAATCTTGTGCCATTTTTCCATTCCGACGGCAACTATGTTTCTATTATTGACGAAATCGTCGATGCAGGCTTCAAAGGAATTCACTGCATAGACCAGGTTTGCAAGATTGACTTAAGCTGTTTGAAGGATTATGCAGATAAAATCTGTTTGTGGGGACATCTGGATGTAAACCATATAGAAAAGTCCAAGACCGATGATGGAATGAAGCTCATCGCAGATGAGATACGCAAAACCACTAATTTCAGAGGCTTCATACTTGGTACAAATAGTGGGATTTTCCCTGGAATGGACGTTATGCAGCTTAAAAAAATATATGATTACATAGCAAAAGAGTCGGAAAGATAA
- a CDS encoding S41 family peptidase: MNNNNSNNKKWYVLIFIAVLIVSNMATFVFTNLITIAVGDKVIVQAKDAHTADFITKMLNLKNEIQTSYYKDVDEQVLFDGALAGMFGAVGDPYTAYYNEDQFSTYLEQLEGSYVGIGVVVTMSDDDRVTIVSPIDGSPGQKAGLASGDIIMAVDGEEIKGLNLEEVVALIKGEEGTQVEITVLKRSSGEEINISIVREEIVMTSVSSQVYENIGYMTISQFEPYTFEEFERQLDELIAQGVEGIVFDLRDNPGGMMNAVVDMLDRIMGESVIVYTQDKQGNREYERSTDRQKLELPMAVIINEGSASAAEIFAGALQDTGEGVIVGTKSFGKGIVQRMSDYRDGTGYKITISEYFTPNGRNIHGIGIEPDIIVEIDEELLYSQEYRLEDDEQFLKAVEAVRE; this comes from the coding sequence ATGAATAATAATAACAGCAACAACAAAAAATGGTATGTGCTTATTTTTATCGCCGTACTTATAGTTTCAAATATGGCCACCTTCGTATTTACCAATCTGATAACAATTGCAGTTGGAGACAAGGTGATCGTACAGGCAAAAGATGCCCATACTGCGGATTTCATAACCAAGATGCTGAATCTGAAAAATGAGATTCAAACTTCATATTATAAGGATGTGGATGAGCAGGTTCTATTTGACGGGGCGCTGGCCGGAATGTTCGGTGCCGTAGGAGATCCCTACACCGCATATTATAACGAAGATCAGTTTTCCACTTATCTGGAGCAGCTTGAAGGCAGCTATGTAGGTATAGGTGTCGTAGTGACCATGAGCGACGACGACAGGGTAACCATAGTATCTCCCATAGATGGATCCCCGGGACAAAAGGCGGGACTGGCTTCGGGAGATATAATCATGGCAGTTGACGGTGAGGAGATAAAAGGGCTAAACCTTGAAGAGGTTGTAGCTCTGATAAAAGGTGAAGAAGGAACACAGGTTGAAATAACTGTCTTGAAGAGAAGTTCCGGGGAAGAAATAAATATAAGCATAGTCCGTGAAGAAATCGTCATGACCAGCGTATCAAGTCAAGTGTACGAAAACATAGGATATATGACCATATCCCAATTTGAACCCTACACATTTGAAGAGTTTGAAAGACAGCTGGATGAACTCATAGCTCAGGGGGTAGAAGGAATAGTATTCGACCTTCGAGATAATCCAGGGGGAATGATGAACGCAGTCGTGGATATGCTCGATAGGATCATGGGGGAATCTGTAATAGTTTATACCCAGGACAAACAGGGGAACAGAGAATACGAAAGGTCTACCGACAGACAAAAACTCGAATTGCCCATGGCGGTCATAATAAATGAAGGCTCGGCAAGTGCCGCGGAGATATTTGCTGGCGCCCTCCAGGATACCGGAGAAGGAGTAATCGTCGGAACTAAGTCATTTGGCAAGGGCATCGTACAGCGCATGAGCGATTATCGTGACGGAACGGGTTATAAGATAACCATATCCGAGTATTTTACTCCTAATGGACGGAATATACATGGTATCGGAATAGAGCCGGATATTATCGTGGAAATCGATGAAGAGCTGTTATATTCACAGGAATACAGACTTGAAGATGATGAACAATTCTTAAAAGCAGTAGAAGCAGTCAGGGAATAA
- the ftsX gene encoding permease-like cell division protein FtsX: MKIHTFKYLIRDTARSIKRNTLMSIASVVSVIAALVILGIFLVIALNIQHMTSDIESQLELKVFVEKDATEEQKSQLEELLIADSRISEVRFESKEEALEKMSENLEQYQGILQGLEGDNPLPESFILRVTDSSQIKEVNDSISEFEGVDYINYGQGYVDALIRFNDFTNLLSLAVLVILTGISVFIIYNTIKLTVFSRRKEISIMKYVGATNWYIRVPFIIEGGVLGFTGAFLAILVVRNIYYYLLGAMAGQSALIMGVTFAPPEAVLPSITFYFMIYGLIVGATGSLFSITKFLDV, from the coding sequence ATGAAGATTCACACATTTAAGTACTTGATCCGAGACACCGCCAGGAGCATCAAGCGAAACACTCTTATGAGCATCGCTTCGGTGGTATCCGTTATAGCCGCCCTTGTGATACTGGGCATATTTTTGGTTATTGCCCTAAACATCCAGCACATGACCAGCGATATTGAGAGCCAGCTTGAGCTTAAAGTATTTGTTGAAAAGGACGCCACAGAAGAGCAGAAGAGTCAGCTGGAAGAGCTTCTCATTGCAGACTCCAGGATATCAGAGGTTAGGTTCGAGTCAAAGGAAGAGGCTCTTGAGAAAATGTCAGAAAACCTGGAGCAGTATCAAGGGATTTTACAAGGGCTTGAAGGCGACAATCCCCTTCCCGAATCATTCATTTTGAGAGTGACGGATTCTTCCCAGATAAAGGAAGTCAACGACAGCATATCTGAGTTTGAGGGCGTAGATTATATTAATTACGGACAAGGCTATGTGGATGCATTGATAAGATTCAATGATTTCACTAACCTTTTGAGCCTAGCAGTACTGGTTATTTTGACTGGGATATCCGTGTTCATCATCTACAACACCATAAAGCTGACAGTGTTTTCCAGAAGGAAAGAGATAAGCATAATGAAATACGTAGGGGCTACCAACTGGTATATAAGGGTTCCTTTCATCATAGAAGGTGGGGTTTTAGGATTTACAGGAGCTTTCTTAGCGATACTGGTAGTCAGAAACATCTACTATTATCTGTTGGGAGCGATGGCAGGGCAGTCTGCACTGATAATGGGAGTGACATTTGCTCCGCCGGAGGCGGTTTTGCCCTCTATTACCTTCTACTTCATGATTTACGGGCTGATAGTAGGAGCGACTGGAAGCTTATTTTCGATAACTAAATTTTTGGACGTTTAA
- a CDS encoding lysophospholipid acyltransferase family protein, producing MRTIIWFIYFGLSTMLTIPDLAKANKFERQNRTADAYALANKRARKWAMNLIRLTGSSVTVKGEENIPATGPVLFVANHQSNFDIPLMIGYVNRDKGFISKIEMTKMRVVSSWMKHLKCVFMDRTDMRQSLKAIREGINALKEGYNLVLFPEGTRSKTGEVMDFKAGGFKLASKSKATIVPVAINGSINMMKKGSIKIQPATVKMTILPPIEITDENKNDTAALSEAVRNVIIDELKFPVDHV from the coding sequence ATGAGAACGATTATTTGGTTTATTTACTTTGGGCTGAGCACTATGCTTACTATTCCCGATTTGGCAAAGGCAAACAAATTCGAAAGGCAAAATAGGACTGCTGATGCCTACGCGCTTGCCAACAAAAGGGCAAGAAAATGGGCGATGAACTTAATCAGGCTTACCGGCAGCAGCGTTACGGTCAAGGGGGAAGAAAATATCCCTGCAACAGGGCCTGTGCTGTTCGTAGCAAATCATCAGTCAAATTTTGATATCCCTTTGATGATAGGGTATGTGAACAGGGATAAGGGTTTTATTTCCAAGATAGAAATGACCAAGATGAGGGTAGTCAGCTCCTGGATGAAGCATCTTAAATGCGTTTTTATGGACAGAACGGACATGCGCCAGTCTCTCAAAGCCATAAGGGAGGGGATAAATGCATTGAAGGAAGGCTACAATCTAGTTTTGTTTCCCGAAGGCACCCGCAGCAAAACAGGTGAAGTCATGGACTTTAAGGCCGGGGGGTTCAAGCTGGCTTCAAAAAGCAAAGCGACTATAGTACCGGTGGCGATAAACGGCTCGATAAATATGATGAAAAAAGGAAGCATCAAAATACAGCCGGCTACTGTCAAAATGACTATATTGCCGCCGATTGAAATCACCGACGAAAATAAAAATGATACAGCTGCGCTTTCAGAAGCCGTACGCAATGTCATAATCGACGAATTGAAATTTCCGGTGGATCATGTCTGA
- a CDS encoding putative RNA methyltransferase, with product MNKLSKMDAFLASAFKYQHTFQCPKCRSSMALINKNLICESNHSFDISKKGYVNFLLAPHDSIYSKSLFQARQKTADARVFHILMDEVADSINRLCGKESISILDAGCGEGSISAGIYKRLGARDIEFHGIDISKEGISIAGNCGLPILWSVGDLSNLPYKNEAFDVMLNVLSPSNYSEFFRVMKENSTMIKVVPGPGYLKEFRNVLFSSTSKASYSNQKVKDLFKKNLSNFNSQKIQYSFSPDELQLHDLIEMTPLLVDRNLEAAEKEKLKKIQTISLDYEILTGSKT from the coding sequence ATGAACAAACTAAGCAAGATGGATGCATTTCTTGCATCAGCATTTAAATATCAACATACCTTTCAGTGTCCCAAATGCAGGTCTTCGATGGCTCTGATCAACAAGAATCTTATATGTGAATCAAACCACTCATTTGACATATCAAAAAAAGGCTATGTCAACTTTTTGCTTGCCCCTCATGATTCGATATACAGTAAAAGTCTGTTCCAAGCCCGTCAAAAAACCGCAGATGCAAGGGTATTCCACATATTGATGGATGAGGTGGCAGATTCCATAAATAGACTTTGCGGCAAGGAAAGCATCAGCATATTGGATGCGGGATGCGGAGAGGGGAGCATAAGCGCCGGCATATATAAAAGGCTTGGTGCCCGTGATATTGAATTCCACGGAATCGACATTTCCAAGGAAGGGATATCTATCGCCGGAAACTGTGGCCTACCCATCCTATGGAGCGTAGGAGACCTTTCAAACCTCCCTTATAAAAATGAGGCCTTCGACGTGATGCTAAACGTGCTTTCACCTTCTAACTACTCTGAGTTTTTCAGAGTAATGAAGGAAAATTCCACTATGATAAAAGTCGTTCCCGGGCCCGGCTATCTGAAGGAGTTCAGAAATGTATTATTTTCAAGTACTTCCAAAGCATCTTATTCGAATCAAAAGGTAAAGGACTTGTTCAAAAAAAACCTCTCTAACTTCAACTCACAGAAGATACAGTATTCATTTTCGCCAGATGAGCTTCAGCTTCATGACCTTATCGAGATGACGCCTCTGCTGGTTGACAGGAATCTGGAAGCTGCTGAAAAAGAAAAATTAAAAAAAATCCAGACGATAAGCCTGGATTACGAGATACTCACCGGGAGCAAGACCTAG
- a CDS encoding NAD(P)H-dependent glycerol-3-phosphate dehydrogenase — protein sequence MEKITIIGAGAMGSALTTPLIENGNEVRLWGTELDGHIIDELRKGNNHPKHKYPLLKEAKLFKVDELEQAMEGSRYVIMAITSDALGMIFDRVVPYLKEDSIVATVSKGFDYDKEGEIVILPEILKEKLPNDLKSIPIVAVGGPCKANEVLYRSPTCVVYASEDMAASKKFKELIATEVYNVKTDDDIIGTEICAAMKNAYAVSLGMAEGYKGIKGLTHNNTKSALFTIATEEMDLFATAMGGSAKSVYGLPGSGDLEVTGEAGRNRILGEVVGEGMKSSMAIQKMQDEDITVEGYPAIKFGYNLVKNLDEKGKIDIKRLPLLTALYEILYQDAPCYETIQKVLNDYCNS from the coding sequence ATGGAAAAGATTACGATTATAGGAGCAGGAGCCATGGGCAGCGCCCTGACTACTCCATTAATTGAAAACGGAAACGAAGTAAGGCTATGGGGAACAGAGCTTGACGGACACATTATCGATGAACTTAGAAAAGGAAACAACCATCCAAAACACAAATATCCACTTTTAAAAGAGGCTAAGCTTTTTAAGGTGGATGAACTGGAACAGGCAATGGAAGGAAGCCGATACGTTATAATGGCCATAACTTCAGATGCGCTGGGAATGATATTCGACAGAGTGGTTCCATATCTGAAGGAGGATTCCATTGTAGCGACAGTATCGAAGGGATTTGACTATGACAAAGAGGGGGAAATCGTCATTCTCCCTGAGATTTTAAAAGAAAAGCTTCCGAATGATTTGAAATCCATACCCATAGTAGCGGTGGGAGGTCCTTGCAAGGCCAACGAGGTTCTGTACAGATCGCCGACATGCGTGGTATATGCCAGTGAGGATATGGCTGCTTCCAAGAAATTCAAGGAGCTTATCGCCACAGAAGTGTACAACGTCAAAACCGACGATGACATCATAGGCACTGAAATATGTGCTGCCATGAAAAATGCCTACGCAGTAAGCTTGGGTATGGCAGAAGGCTACAAAGGGATAAAGGGTCTTACTCACAACAATACAAAATCCGCGCTATTTACTATAGCTACTGAAGAGATGGATCTGTTTGCAACAGCCATGGGTGGAAGCGCCAAGTCAGTTTATGGGCTTCCCGGATCAGGGGATCTCGAGGTTACAGGTGAAGCAGGGCGAAACAGGATTTTGGGAGAAGTGGTTGGAGAAGGAATGAAGTCCAGCATGGCAATCCAAAAAATGCAGGATGAAGATATAACCGTAGAAGGCTACCCGGCAATCAAGTTTGGGTACAATCTGGTGAAAAATCTGGACGAAAAGGGTAAGATCGATATAAAAAGACTTCCCTTGTTGACAGCTCTTTATGAGATACTATATCAGGATGCTCCCTGCTATGAAACTATCCAGAAGGTCTTGAACGATTACTGCAACAGCTGA
- a CDS encoding glutathione peroxidase codes for MSIYDIKVKTIDGEETTLEKYRGKVLLVVNTASKCGFTPQYEGLEALYQSLGNKDFEILAFPSNQFKEEPGSNDEIKNFCQLNYGVTFPLFDKVDVRGENVHPIYAYLTEKAPFQGWDLSDEVQKKFHGINVDRSPEFAEDESVKWNFTKFLIDKNGNVVKRFDSWVEPEDIADSIRELI; via the coding sequence GTGAGCATATACGATATCAAGGTCAAGACGATAGACGGAGAAGAGACTACTCTTGAAAAGTACAGAGGAAAGGTTCTTTTAGTGGTAAATACCGCAAGCAAGTGTGGCTTTACCCCTCAATACGAAGGTTTGGAGGCTCTGTACCAGAGCCTTGGAAACAAAGATTTTGAAATTCTCGCCTTTCCCAGCAATCAGTTTAAGGAAGAGCCCGGCAGCAATGACGAAATCAAGAATTTCTGCCAATTGAATTACGGAGTCACATTTCCCTTATTTGACAAAGTTGACGTAAGGGGAGAAAATGTCCATCCAATTTATGCATATCTAACTGAAAAGGCTCCTTTTCAAGGCTGGGATCTATCCGATGAAGTCCAAAAGAAGTTCCACGGGATTAATGTGGACCGAAGCCCGGAATTTGCTGAAGATGAAAGCGTCAAGTGGAATTTCACCAAATTTCTCATAGACAAAAATGGAAATGTGGTAAAAAGATTTGATTCCTGGGTGGAGCCAGAGGACATAGCAGACTCCATAAGAGAGCTTATCTGA